A DNA window from Providencia huaxiensis contains the following coding sequences:
- a CDS encoding carbon starvation CstA family protein, with amino-acid sequence MNKNGILKHIPWMILGIIGAVCLGVVALRRGEHISALWIVVASVAVYLIAYRYYSLYIAKKVMKLDETRATPAVINNDGLNYVPTNKNVLFGHHFAAIAGAGPLVGPVLAAQVGYLPGTLWLLAGVVLAGAVQDFMVLFISSRRNGASLGEIVKEELGPIPGTLALFGCFLIMIIILAVLALIVVKALAESPWGVFTVVSTVPIALFMGIYMRYIRPGRVGEVSVIGIVLLVASIWFGGVIAHDPYWGPALTFKDTTITYALVGYAFISALLPVWLILAPRDYLATFLKIGVIVGLAIGIVILNPELKMPAVTQFVDGSGPVWKGTLFPFLFITIACGAVSGFHALISSGTTPKLLANEKDARYIGYGAMLMESFVAIMALVAASIIEPGLYFAMNTPPAALGITMPNLHELGGPDGAAIMAQLKDVSVHAAATVSSWGFVISPEQIMQTAKDIGEPSVLNRAGGAPTLAVGIAYVFHEIMPAANMGFWYHFGILFEALFILTALDAGTRSGRFMLQDLLGNFVPFLKKTDSLVAGIIGTAGCVGLWGYLLYQGVVDPLGGVKSLWPLFGISNQMLAAVALILSTVVLIKMKRSKYIMVTVLPAVWLLICTTWALGLKLFSDNPQLEGFLYLAKSYKDKIAAGGAELTAQEITNMNHIIINNYTNAGLSILFLVVVYGIIFYGIRVGMKAYKNPERTDKETPYVPVPEEGVKVSSSH; translated from the coding sequence ATGAACAAAAATGGTATTTTAAAGCACATTCCGTGGATGATCCTAGGAATAATCGGTGCGGTCTGCTTGGGGGTAGTCGCACTCAGACGTGGTGAGCACATCAGTGCTCTGTGGATTGTCGTCGCTTCTGTGGCGGTGTATCTCATCGCATATCGGTATTACAGCTTATATATTGCTAAGAAAGTGATGAAGCTGGACGAAACACGTGCGACTCCTGCCGTCATTAATAATGATGGATTAAATTATGTTCCGACAAATAAAAATGTTCTATTTGGTCATCACTTTGCCGCGATTGCAGGGGCAGGGCCATTAGTCGGACCGGTTCTTGCGGCTCAAGTCGGCTATTTACCCGGCACCTTATGGTTGCTTGCGGGGGTTGTGTTAGCCGGTGCGGTGCAAGATTTCATGGTGTTATTTATTTCATCACGCCGTAATGGTGCATCATTAGGGGAAATCGTTAAAGAGGAGCTTGGCCCAATTCCGGGAACGCTGGCGCTCTTTGGGTGCTTCCTAATTATGATCATTATCCTTGCTGTATTAGCATTGATAGTGGTGAAAGCCTTGGCAGAAAGCCCATGGGGTGTCTTCACCGTTGTGTCAACGGTGCCTATCGCATTGTTTATGGGGATATATATGCGATATATCCGGCCGGGACGCGTAGGTGAAGTTTCTGTTATCGGTATTGTTCTGTTAGTGGCTTCTATTTGGTTTGGTGGCGTGATTGCTCACGACCCATACTGGGGCCCAGCACTGACATTCAAAGACACGACAATTACTTATGCATTAGTGGGTTATGCGTTTATCTCAGCATTATTACCTGTATGGTTGATTTTAGCGCCTCGTGACTACTTAGCGACCTTCCTGAAAATTGGGGTTATCGTTGGTTTAGCGATTGGTATCGTTATTCTAAACCCTGAATTAAAAATGCCAGCAGTCACACAATTTGTTGATGGCTCCGGCCCTGTTTGGAAAGGTACTCTATTCCCATTCTTATTTATTACCATCGCTTGTGGTGCGGTATCCGGTTTCCATGCGTTAATTTCTTCAGGTACTACACCTAAGTTATTAGCAAACGAAAAAGATGCGCGTTACATCGGTTATGGTGCAATGTTAATGGAGTCATTTGTTGCGATTATGGCACTGGTAGCGGCTTCTATTATCGAACCAGGTCTGTATTTTGCAATGAATACACCACCGGCAGCGTTGGGTATTACAATGCCTAACTTGCATGAGTTGGGTGGCCCAGATGGCGCAGCTATCATGGCTCAGCTCAAAGATGTATCTGTTCATGCAGCTGCTACAGTGAGTTCATGGGGCTTTGTGATTTCACCTGAACAAATCATGCAAACAGCTAAAGATATTGGTGAGCCGTCGGTGTTAAACCGTGCAGGTGGTGCGCCGACATTAGCAGTAGGTATTGCGTATGTTTTCCATGAAATCATGCCTGCGGCAAATATGGGCTTCTGGTATCACTTTGGTATTCTGTTTGAAGCTCTGTTTATCTTAACAGCATTGGATGCAGGAACCCGTTCTGGCCGCTTTATGCTGCAAGATTTATTAGGTAACTTTGTTCCGTTCTTGAAGAAAACTGATTCACTGGTTGCGGGTATCATCGGTACAGCGGGATGTGTTGGCCTGTGGGGTTACTTATTGTATCAAGGCGTTGTTGACCCACTGGGCGGTGTTAAGAGCCTATGGCCTCTGTTCGGTATCTCGAACCAAATGTTAGCCGCGGTTGCTTTAATCTTAAGTACAGTTGTATTGATTAAGATGAAACGCAGTAAATACATTATGGTGACCGTCTTACCTGCGGTATGGCTATTAATCTGTACAACTTGGGCATTAGGACTGAAATTATTCAGTGATAACCCACAACTGGAAGGGTTCCTATACTTAGCGAAATCTTATAAAGATAAGATTGCGGCAGGTGGTGCAGAATTAACTGCACAAGAAATTACTAATATGAATCACATTATTATTAATAACTACACCAACGCAGGCCTGAGTATTCTATTCTTAGTGGTTGTCTACGGTATCATTTTCTACGGTATCCGTGTTGGGATGAAAGCATACAAAAACCCAGAGCGTACAGACAAAGAAACACCTTATGTTCCTGTACCTGAAGAGGGCGTGAAAGTTTCATCTTCACATTAA
- a CDS encoding type 1 fimbrial protein has protein sequence MSLGTHSNEKIDTAKALSEANFNLVLNNCTKVYDAAAGSDNEAGKATTVSILATGEALTGHSDMFADAQASQISVKLAAGKDKVAVKPNTTTEVADLKVTGQSDYIIPIVAGLYATTTDAVAQNLNVPVTFSVAYD, from the coding sequence ATCAGCTTAGGAACTCACTCAAACGAAAAAATTGATACAGCTAAAGCATTATCAGAAGCAAACTTTAATTTAGTTTTAAATAACTGTACTAAAGTCTATGACGCTGCCGCTGGTAGCGATAACGAAGCTGGAAAAGCAACTACTGTTTCTATCTTAGCAACAGGTGAAGCATTAACTGGCCATTCAGACATGTTTGCAGATGCTCAAGCATCACAAATCAGTGTTAAGTTAGCAGCTGGTAAAGATAAAGTTGCGGTTAAGCCTAACACAACAACTGAAGTTGCAGACCTGAAAGTTACTGGTCAAAGTGATTACATCATCCCAATAGTTGCAGGTCTTTATGCAACAACAACTGATGCTGTCGCTCAAAACTTAAACGTACCAGTAACCTTCAGTGTTGCTTACGACTAA
- the purT gene encoding formate-dependent phosphoribosylglycinamide formyltransferase has product MNQLGTALCKSATKVMLLGAGELGKEVAIECQRLGIEVIAVDRYDNAPAMHIAHRSYTINMLDGEALKQIVLIEKPDIIVPEIEAIATQVLMELEQQGQKVVPSAKAIVLTMDREGIRRLAAEELKLPTSEYQFVDSKPDFVTAAEKIGFPCIVKPVMSSSGKGQSVIRSQDELEQAWDYSQLGGRAGQGRVIVEKMVNFDFEITLLTVSAIDGIHFCAPVGHRQEKGDYRESWQPQYMSEVALKKAQDVAEKIVTSLGGYGIFGVELFVCGDDIIFNEVSPRPHDTGMVTLISQSLSEFALHVRAFLGFPIGVIRQYGPSASAVILPNLHSQNVVFSHIGSALGSDTQLRLFGKPEIAGTRRLGVALAIADSIENALDMAKKTASTVCVSG; this is encoded by the coding sequence ATGAATCAATTAGGTACTGCGCTGTGTAAATCAGCAACAAAAGTGATGTTGTTAGGCGCTGGAGAGTTAGGCAAGGAAGTGGCGATTGAATGTCAACGGTTGGGTATCGAAGTTATTGCAGTTGATCGCTATGATAATGCGCCGGCGATGCATATTGCACACCGCAGTTATACGATAAATATGCTTGATGGCGAAGCGCTGAAGCAAATCGTTTTAATTGAAAAACCCGACATTATTGTGCCTGAAATTGAAGCGATTGCGACACAGGTATTAATGGAGCTTGAACAGCAAGGGCAAAAAGTGGTTCCGTCAGCGAAAGCCATTGTGCTTACTATGGACAGAGAAGGGATCCGCCGATTAGCCGCAGAAGAGTTGAAGCTGCCAACATCAGAGTACCAATTTGTGGATAGCAAACCCGATTTTGTCACAGCGGCAGAAAAAATTGGTTTTCCTTGTATTGTTAAACCGGTGATGAGTTCGTCAGGGAAGGGGCAAAGTGTGATCCGCTCTCAAGATGAATTAGAGCAGGCTTGGGATTACTCACAGCTAGGTGGGCGAGCAGGGCAGGGACGTGTGATTGTTGAAAAAATGGTTAATTTTGATTTTGAAATTACATTGTTAACGGTCAGTGCGATAGATGGTATTCACTTTTGTGCACCCGTGGGGCATCGGCAAGAAAAAGGCGATTATCGTGAGTCTTGGCAACCACAGTACATGAGTGAGGTTGCATTGAAAAAAGCGCAGGACGTTGCTGAGAAAATTGTTACCTCTCTAGGGGGCTACGGAATATTCGGTGTTGAATTATTCGTGTGTGGTGATGATATCATCTTTAATGAAGTTTCACCTCGCCCTCATGATACGGGGATGGTGACACTTATTTCACAGAGTTTATCTGAATTTGCCTTACATGTGCGTGCATTTCTTGGTTTCCCAATCGGTGTGATCCGCCAATATGGGCCAAGCGCTTCAGCCGTTATTTTACCCAATTTACACAGTCAAAATGTGGTTTTTTCACATATAGGTTCAGCGTTGGGGTCTGATACCCAATTACGATTATTTGGTAAACCTGAAATTGCAGGTACTCGCCGATTAGGTGTTGCTTTGGCTATTGCGGATTCTATTGAAAATGCATTAGATATGGCCAAAAAAACCGCTAGTACAGTGTGTGTTTCTGGTTGA
- the rarD gene encoding EamA family transporter RarD has protein sequence MLLRSGVALAIFSYILWGITPLFYRLLPGAEPLELLAERLIWSIPILFFVRLIIKNKSLWCQVWSDKRSIILCLFSSSVMAISWTTFTYALTHGQVLAASLGYFINPLFSILLGVLFLRERLVFAEKMAVIFICAGVGYQIWQYGELPILALVMGSAFAIYGLIRKFIRFDVITSLFLEALWLLPIAIAITWWLVSNGLSEVAQGDWQIKILYMLAAPVTIIPLLFFTAAIKRTSLTVIGLAQYIEPTIQFLLAVFLFNELFDWVKGISFSFIWVGLMFCVFAILRKQYIKFSHKDPFITGRDKTPLD, from the coding sequence ATGTTGCTTCGCTCGGGAGTGGCCCTTGCTATTTTTTCCTATATCTTATGGGGAATAACACCATTATTTTATCGTTTACTTCCCGGCGCTGAACCTCTAGAGCTGCTTGCTGAACGTCTTATCTGGTCTATCCCTATACTTTTTTTTGTTCGCTTAATTATTAAAAACAAATCTTTGTGGTGCCAGGTATGGTCTGATAAACGATCGATAATCCTCTGTTTATTTAGTTCGTCGGTTATGGCGATATCTTGGACAACATTTACCTACGCATTAACTCATGGGCAGGTGTTAGCCGCTAGCCTTGGGTATTTTATTAACCCATTATTTTCTATTTTACTTGGCGTTTTGTTTCTTCGCGAACGGCTTGTTTTCGCAGAAAAAATGGCTGTTATTTTTATTTGTGCGGGGGTCGGTTACCAAATTTGGCAGTATGGTGAATTACCTATTTTAGCGTTAGTTATGGGTAGTGCATTTGCGATATATGGGTTAATTCGTAAATTTATTCGATTTGATGTGATTACGTCTTTATTTCTAGAGGCACTTTGGCTACTTCCTATCGCAATAGCGATCACGTGGTGGTTAGTATCTAATGGTTTAAGTGAAGTGGCACAAGGCGATTGGCAAATCAAAATTCTTTATATGTTGGCCGCTCCTGTTACGATAATTCCGTTGCTCTTTTTTACAGCAGCAATTAAAAGAACATCATTAACGGTGATCGGGTTGGCACAATATATAGAACCAACAATTCAATTTTTATTAGCCGTATTTTTATTTAATGAGCTATTTGATTGGGTTAAAGGCATCAGTTTTTCATTCATCTGGGTTGGTTTAATGTTTTGTGTATTCGCTATTTTACGCAAACAGTATATTAAATTTTCACATAAAGACCCCTTTATTACAGGGCGTGATAAAACACCGCTAGATTAA
- a CDS encoding response regulator transcription factor → MNNTIHIIVESDNVFKNKLKLMIESFGFTLRFYNNEEVFMSNYTYPNEDNVKECILLFLNNDENRINRLNNISNSFGIVPFIVLAEEPSVSLCRESFKAGSFDFFPFPFKDIEISNAINSATELFLSTHEKHKKYTHLSDKFNRLSVREREIMDMILEGNTSKETAEKLSLSPRTVEVHRSNIYTKLGIKSLPQLIQEYEYINTYPKYI, encoded by the coding sequence ATGAATAACACCATTCATATAATTGTAGAAAGTGATAATGTCTTTAAGAATAAACTGAAATTAATGATAGAATCTTTTGGTTTCACCTTGAGATTTTATAATAATGAAGAAGTGTTTATGAGTAATTATACTTATCCTAATGAGGATAATGTAAAAGAGTGTATTTTATTATTCTTAAACAATGATGAAAATCGTATTAATCGATTAAACAATATAAGTAATTCATTTGGTATTGTTCCATTCATTGTGCTTGCCGAAGAGCCTTCTGTCAGTCTGTGTCGAGAGAGCTTTAAAGCTGGAAGTTTTGATTTTTTTCCCTTTCCTTTCAAGGACATTGAAATCTCAAATGCCATCAATAGTGCAACGGAATTATTTTTAAGCACGCATGAAAAGCATAAGAAATATACTCATCTCTCTGATAAATTTAACCGCCTTTCGGTTAGGGAAAGAGAAATTATGGATATGATATTAGAGGGCAATACGAGTAAAGAAACGGCTGAAAAACTGTCTTTATCACCAAGGACTGTTGAGGTTCATCGCTCTAACATTTATACAAAATTAGGTATTAAGTCATTGCCACAACTTATTCAAGAATACGAATACATTAATACTTATCCTAAATATATTTAA
- a CDS encoding helix-turn-helix domain-containing protein translates to MSTHLTFPTTTPVIESNYNSDDYEDIVELAYTTIEDGLASLHDDHIRSSLVSTDGKTFWLSNEFSGNFEIANLLSGNLTCGSQVRLYAAPIELHGIFYYLAPVYSHTGEPVLVVAISSTQNCCNVLFALTQSLAREVSEKLKFHYYEQEAFKVDKEEQRFTNLDIHSVEKALIIEVAQACKGKIQQMHKVLAMGRTTLWRKLKQYEINIKDYK, encoded by the coding sequence ATGTCAACCCATTTAACATTTCCAACTACAACACCTGTAATAGAAAGTAATTATAATTCAGATGATTACGAAGACATCGTTGAGCTTGCTTATACAACTATTGAAGATGGATTAGCCTCATTACATGATGATCATATTCGTAGTTCTCTCGTTAGCACTGATGGAAAAACGTTTTGGCTTAGTAATGAGTTTAGCGGTAATTTTGAAATAGCAAACTTGTTATCAGGTAATTTAACTTGTGGATCACAAGTTAGGCTATATGCAGCTCCAATTGAACTACATGGGATCTTTTATTATTTAGCACCAGTATATTCACACACTGGTGAGCCTGTATTAGTTGTCGCTATATCTTCAACTCAGAATTGCTGCAATGTTTTGTTTGCGCTTACGCAATCTTTGGCAAGAGAAGTGAGTGAAAAATTGAAATTCCACTATTATGAACAAGAGGCTTTTAAGGTAGATAAGGAAGAGCAACGATTCACTAACTTGGATATTCACTCAGTTGAGAAAGCTTTGATTATTGAAGTTGCACAAGCTTGCAAAGGTAAAATTCAGCAAATGCATAAAGTCCTTGCTATGGGGCGGACAACGTTATGGCGCAAACTAAAGCAGTACGAAATCAACATTAAAGACTATAAATAG